One genomic region from Armatimonadota bacterium encodes:
- a CDS encoding Gfo/Idh/MocA family oxidoreductase: MAIRIAFIGFRHSHIFDLYSRANASNDFEVIAACEEDDETRQQLNESMRARITHDNFDKMLDEVECDAIAVGNYYGKRGSIIIRALESGKHVISDKPICTSFDELDKINMLSIENQLKVGCMLDLRDKGQFIRAHELIHAGAIGEVHGVVVYGQHPLLFGTRPAWYFEEGKHGGTINDIGIHAFDLIPWATGLEWSQIVAARSWNAFATQTPHFRDAGQFMLKLSNDGGVVGDVSYFMPNSLGYTLDFYWRMTFFGREGIIETSSTAKSIMLAKDGNKEPEMFPPAKDNSGGYLRSFAEEVLHGKTEGLSTEDVLRASYVALLTQHAGDEGLFGIEI; this comes from the coding sequence ATGGCAATACGAATTGCGTTCATAGGATTCCGCCATTCTCATATCTTTGATCTTTACTCTCGTGCCAATGCGTCCAACGACTTCGAAGTAATCGCGGCATGCGAGGAAGACGACGAAACAAGACAACAACTTAACGAAAGCATGAGGGCGCGGATTACCCATGATAACTTTGATAAAATGCTTGACGAAGTTGAATGCGATGCAATAGCAGTGGGCAACTATTATGGAAAACGAGGGAGCATAATCATTAGGGCACTTGAAAGTGGTAAACATGTTATTTCTGACAAACCAATCTGCACAAGCTTTGATGAACTCGATAAAATCAACATGCTCTCCATCGAAAATCAGCTCAAGGTAGGTTGCATGCTCGACTTGCGCGATAAAGGGCAATTCATTCGCGCTCACGAACTTATCCATGCGGGCGCAATTGGCGAAGTTCACGGCGTTGTTGTTTATGGCCAGCATCCGCTACTGTTCGGCACACGACCAGCCTGGTACTTTGAAGAGGGAAAACACGGTGGGACTATCAACGACATTGGAATACACGCCTTTGACCTGATTCCCTGGGCAACCGGGCTCGAGTGGTCACAAATTGTTGCTGCCAGAAGTTGGAACGCCTTTGCAACTCAGACGCCACATTTCCGTGATGCCGGTCAGTTTATGCTCAAGTTGTCTAATGACGGAGGAGTAGTCGGCGATGTTTCATATTTCATGCCGAATTCGCTAGGCTATACACTCGACTTTTATTGGCGAATGACTTTCTTTGGACGCGAAGGCATAATTGAAACGTCCAGCACTGCAAAATCAATAATGCTTGCGAAAGATGGGAATAAAGAACCCGAGATGTTTCCACCCGCAAAAGACAACTCAGGTGGATATCTTAGGTCCTTTGCAGAAGAGGTCTTACATGGAAAAACTGAAGGGCTTTCAACAGAGGATGTGCTTCGAGCTAGCTATGTAGCACTTTTGACACAGCACGCAGGCGACGAAGGGTTATTTGGCATAGAGATATGA
- the trmFO gene encoding FADH(2)-oxidizing methylenetetrahydrofolate--tRNA-(uracil(54)-C(5))-methyltransferase TrmFO: MPNNGELTIIGGGLAGAEAAWQAAQRGIEVCLYEMRPKKQTPAHKTGLLAELVCSNSLKSNLLTTASGLLKEEMRILNSVVIACADDNRVPAGEALAVDRDKFAECVTERVSSLSNVTLIRKEITKIPKEGTTIIASGPLTSDALAREISKLTGREHLYFYDAVAPTVTADSINYDKAFRASRYGKGEAAYLNCPMIEEEYNAFWEALISAERVPLAEFEPLKLFEGCMPIEELASRGKQTLLFGPLKPVGLIDPRTGKRPFAVVQLRQENIEGTLYGLVGFQTRLKWGEQERVFRMIPCLEHAEFVRFGVMHRNTYIDSPRLLQPTMKFDPQKTTRQPQTKNTHSASNLFFAGQITGVEGYVESAAMGLVAGINASRLLKGEELLTFPRESMIGSLANYISSPTITNFQPMNANFGILPKPEPPIRNKQERQRRQVEIAIGSIRKMALVLQQHVC, from the coding sequence ATGCCTAATAATGGTGAATTAACAATAATCGGTGGGGGACTAGCAGGAGCAGAAGCCGCTTGGCAGGCGGCACAACGCGGCATAGAGGTTTGTCTATATGAAATGCGCCCCAAGAAACAAACACCTGCGCATAAGACGGGTCTCCTTGCCGAGCTTGTATGTAGTAACTCCCTCAAATCAAACCTCCTCACAACAGCCTCTGGACTCCTTAAGGAAGAAATGCGTATCCTAAATTCAGTTGTCATTGCCTGCGCAGACGATAATCGCGTTCCGGCTGGGGAAGCTCTAGCAGTTGACCGTGATAAGTTTGCCGAGTGTGTTACCGAGCGCGTATCATCGTTATCAAACGTTACTCTAATTCGAAAAGAGATTACCAAAATTCCCAAAGAAGGCACGACAATTATTGCTTCAGGACCTCTAACATCTGATGCCCTAGCTCGGGAAATCAGCAAGCTCACTGGGCGCGAGCACCTCTATTTTTATGACGCAGTCGCCCCCACTGTCACCGCAGATTCCATTAACTATGACAAGGCTTTCCGCGCTTCGCGATACGGCAAAGGAGAAGCAGCTTATCTTAATTGTCCGATGATTGAAGAAGAATACAATGCCTTTTGGGAAGCTTTGATATCTGCTGAGCGGGTACCCCTTGCTGAATTTGAACCCTTGAAGCTTTTTGAAGGCTGTATGCCTATTGAAGAATTGGCATCAAGGGGAAAACAAACACTCCTCTTTGGACCGTTAAAACCAGTAGGTCTAATAGATCCCAGAACAGGCAAGCGCCCCTTTGCTGTCGTTCAACTTCGGCAAGAGAACATAGAAGGCACACTATATGGCCTTGTGGGCTTCCAGACCCGGCTAAAGTGGGGAGAGCAAGAACGCGTTTTCCGCATGATTCCCTGCCTAGAACACGCAGAATTTGTTCGGTTTGGTGTAATGCACCGAAATACTTATATAGACTCGCCACGCCTCTTGCAACCTACCATGAAGTTTGACCCCCAAAAAACTACCCGCCAGCCTCAGACAAAGAATACTCACTCTGCGTCAAACTTGTTTTTTGCCGGGCAAATCACAGGCGTCGAAGGCTATGTGGAATCAGCGGCAATGGGGTTGGTCGCTGGTATTAATGCATCACGACTCCTAAAAGGCGAGGAACTTCTTACCTTTCCCCGGGAGAGCATGATTGGCTCACTAGCAAACTACATCTCTTCGCCCACAATAACCAATTTTCAACCAATGAACGCAAACTTTGGCATTCTTCCAAAACCGGAGCCGCCAATTCGAAACAAGCAAGAGCGTCAACGCCGCCAAGTCGAAATTGCAATTGGGTCAATTCGAAAGATGGCCCTTGTGCTGCAACAACATGTTTGTTAG
- the dprA gene encoding DNA-processing protein DprA translates to MMSVENWIRLAKIENPKKALALVEHFGGPDELFHVSAKELVHVCDIHPRTVERIQQVAVEPVDKELASLEKVGGKIVTYWDENYPANLRQIFDPPPVLFVLGELREEDRFAVAVVGTRRPTEYGRSIAIKLSRDLARRGLTVVSGLARGIDTIAHTAAIQAGRTIAVLGSGIDVPYPYENRGLMKKISENGAVISEFAPGTQPESWRFPVRNRLVSGLALGVVVIESGVEGGAMITATLAADQGRDVWAVPGPTDSATSQGPHKLIKEGAKLIEHAEDVLEDLGIEAESTGRERQSIPSNLTTEQKAILQVLNLHPKHVDEIIGECRLTAATANSTLTILEMLGLIRRVPGNAYVRAV, encoded by the coding sequence ATGATGTCCGTAGAAAATTGGATACGTTTGGCAAAAATAGAAAATCCAAAGAAAGCTCTTGCCCTTGTAGAGCACTTTGGCGGTCCCGATGAATTGTTCCACGTTAGTGCTAAAGAACTCGTACATGTTTGCGACATTCACCCTAGGACTGTCGAGCGCATACAACAAGTAGCTGTGGAACCGGTGGACAAAGAACTTGCCAGTCTAGAAAAGGTTGGCGGCAAAATTGTTACTTATTGGGATGAAAACTACCCAGCGAACCTCAGGCAAATATTCGACCCGCCGCCCGTTCTATTTGTTCTTGGCGAACTACGTGAGGAAGACCGGTTTGCAGTAGCGGTCGTCGGAACCCGCCGCCCCACAGAGTATGGCCGTTCGATAGCAATAAAACTCAGCCGCGATCTTGCACGCAGGGGATTAACGGTTGTGAGTGGCTTAGCTCGAGGGATAGACACAATTGCCCACACTGCAGCAATCCAGGCTGGCAGAACAATTGCTGTTCTTGGAAGTGGAATTGACGTGCCCTACCCTTACGAAAACCGAGGGCTGATGAAGAAAATTAGCGAAAACGGAGCCGTAATCTCGGAATTTGCACCTGGCACCCAACCAGAGTCTTGGCGGTTCCCTGTGCGCAATCGCCTTGTTAGTGGTCTAGCGCTTGGAGTAGTGGTTATTGAAAGCGGCGTTGAGGGAGGTGCTATGATTACCGCAACGCTTGCGGCCGACCAGGGTCGTGACGTTTGGGCTGTGCCTGGACCTACGGACAGCGCTACAAGCCAAGGACCCCATAAACTTATCAAAGAAGGAGCAAAACTCATCGAGCATGCAGAAGACGTTTTAGAAGACCTTGGAATTGAAGCCGAAAGCACAGGGCGAGAGCGGCAAAGCATACCTAGCAACCTAACAACCGAACAGAAGGCTATTCTCCAAGTTCTCAATCTTCACCCAAAACATGTTGATGAGATCATTGGAGAATGCAGGCTAACGGCAGCTACTGCTAATAGCACCCTTACTATTCTGGAAATGCTTGGCCTTATTCGCCGAGTACCAGGAAACGCATATGTTAGAGCAGTCTAA
- the topA gene encoding type I DNA topoisomerase yields the protein MSKALIIVESPAKTKTLKNFLEDEFNVEASMGHVRDLPEKELGVDIEHGFKPKYVIIPERKKVLAHLKKQAKRAGQVYLATDPDREGEAIAWHLIQVLGLKNAKRIAFNEITRNAVRDALAHPQEVNERLVDAQQARRVLDRLVGYKLSPLLWQKVKKYLSAGRVQSVAVRLICDREREIQAFVPEEYWSLTALLTKFDNEKQFSAKLVEKNGEKIKLKNESEAKQVLSDLEGAKYIVVSIKEREQKRHPSPPFITSTLQQDASRKLGFSSKKTMLIAQELYEGIELGPEGSVGLITYMRTDSTRVASEAIAQARNFIESEFGKEYLPADPRQYKSKKTAQDAHEAIRPTLVSRRPEDVKKYLTADQFRLYQLIWQRFLASQMESAVLKITTVDISAKDYLFRANGSTVKFPGFTILYIEGKDNGKDEEEDQILPRLAKDETLHLVKMIPKQHFTEPPPRYTEATLVKALEEKGIGRPSTYATIISTIQERKYVLLEDRKFVPTELGFVVNDLLVKHFPDIIDVEFTAGVESKLDEIEEGELNWVDVLNEFWNPFKSALENAEKNMEKVKIFPKETNEKCPNCGLPLFIWESKFGQLFLGCSGYPTCKTVVSKGIGEPCPVPGCGGTIVEASAGSGKYRCSNYPKCTYASHAENNTNGNGGEEVTDQNCPQCGKPLVKRTSKYGKFLGCSGYPKCKYIENIPQPVGVACPIEGCTGEIAEKQTRRGKTFYGCNRYPECTFVSWDKPIGRKCPKCGSMLVEKQWNGNPRGIECIAEECDYKESITEEPKEEVIASQV from the coding sequence ATGTCAAAAGCACTTATTATTGTTGAATCACCGGCAAAAACTAAAACTTTAAAGAACTTCCTGGAGGATGAGTTTAACGTCGAAGCTTCGATGGGCCACGTCCGCGACCTTCCCGAGAAGGAACTCGGAGTAGACATCGAGCATGGGTTCAAACCCAAGTACGTTATAATTCCGGAACGGAAGAAAGTTCTTGCTCACCTAAAGAAGCAAGCAAAAAGAGCAGGGCAAGTTTATCTAGCCACCGACCCTGACCGTGAGGGCGAGGCAATCGCATGGCACCTGATTCAGGTCCTTGGCCTTAAAAATGCTAAGCGCATTGCCTTCAACGAAATCACTCGCAACGCCGTCCGAGATGCCCTAGCTCATCCACAGGAGGTAAACGAGCGCCTTGTAGATGCCCAGCAAGCACGCAGAGTTCTGGATAGGCTTGTTGGATACAAGCTAAGTCCACTCCTTTGGCAAAAGGTAAAGAAATACCTAAGCGCCGGCCGAGTACAATCAGTCGCTGTGCGTCTTATATGTGACCGAGAGCGCGAAATTCAAGCATTTGTCCCAGAGGAATACTGGTCTCTAACTGCATTACTCACAAAATTCGATAATGAAAAACAATTCTCAGCAAAGCTTGTCGAAAAAAATGGTGAGAAGATCAAACTAAAGAATGAATCTGAGGCAAAACAGGTCCTCAGCGACCTTGAAGGCGCAAAATACATAGTTGTTAGTATCAAGGAACGTGAGCAAAAACGACATCCTTCACCTCCGTTTATTACGAGTACACTCCAGCAAGATGCATCGCGCAAGCTTGGTTTTTCTAGCAAAAAGACAATGCTTATAGCCCAAGAACTCTACGAAGGTATAGAGCTTGGGCCGGAAGGCTCCGTCGGCTTAATTACATACATGCGGACAGACTCCACCCGAGTTGCATCTGAGGCAATAGCCCAAGCACGTAATTTTATAGAGTCGGAGTTTGGCAAGGAGTATCTGCCCGCAGACCCAAGACAATACAAATCAAAGAAAACAGCCCAAGATGCACATGAGGCTATACGCCCTACACTTGTCTCACGACGGCCCGAAGATGTAAAAAAGTATTTGACCGCAGACCAATTTCGCCTTTATCAACTTATCTGGCAGCGTTTCCTGGCAAGCCAAATGGAATCTGCCGTGCTAAAAATCACTACTGTCGATATTTCGGCAAAAGACTATTTGTTTAGAGCAAACGGTTCAACAGTAAAATTCCCGGGTTTCACCATACTTTATATTGAAGGCAAGGATAATGGAAAAGATGAGGAAGAAGACCAAATTCTGCCAAGACTAGCGAAAGACGAAACTTTGCACCTAGTCAAGATGATTCCAAAACAACATTTCACCGAGCCTCCGCCGAGGTACACTGAAGCAACGCTTGTAAAAGCGCTTGAGGAAAAAGGAATTGGCCGCCCAAGCACATATGCGACAATCATTTCGACGATTCAGGAAAGGAAATATGTTCTACTAGAGGACAGGAAGTTTGTGCCAACTGAATTAGGATTCGTTGTAAATGACCTTTTAGTGAAACACTTCCCAGATATTATTGACGTGGAGTTTACCGCTGGTGTTGAATCGAAACTTGATGAAATCGAAGAGGGCGAGCTCAACTGGGTTGACGTACTAAATGAGTTCTGGAACCCATTCAAAAGCGCATTAGAAAATGCGGAAAAAAACATGGAAAAAGTAAAGATTTTTCCAAAGGAAACAAACGAAAAATGCCCAAATTGCGGTCTTCCGCTCTTTATTTGGGAAAGCAAATTTGGACAATTGTTCTTGGGATGCTCAGGCTACCCTACATGCAAAACAGTCGTTTCCAAAGGAATCGGCGAACCATGCCCAGTACCAGGATGTGGTGGGACAATCGTTGAAGCCAGCGCTGGAAGTGGAAAATACAGGTGCAGTAATTATCCAAAGTGCACATACGCTTCCCACGCAGAGAACAACACGAACGGCAATGGTGGTGAGGAAGTCACAGACCAAAACTGTCCGCAGTGTGGAAAACCGCTTGTAAAGCGCACAAGCAAGTACGGAAAGTTCCTTGGCTGTTCTGGATATCCAAAATGCAAATACATTGAAAACATCCCACAACCTGTTGGAGTTGCATGCCCAATCGAAGGATGCACAGGCGAAATCGCAGAGAAACAAACTCGAAGGGGAAAAACATTTTATGGCTGCAATCGGTATCCCGAATGCACTTTTGTATCATGGGATAAGCCGATTGGTCGCAAATGTCCAAAGTGTGGTTCAATGCTTGTTGAAAAACAATGGAACGGTAATCCTCGAGGCATTGAATGTATAGCGGAGGAATGCGATTATAAGGAATCCATAACGGAAGAACCTAAAGAAGAGGTAATTGCCTCTCAAGTTTAA
- a CDS encoding alpha-L-rhamnosidase yields MQVILEKEPFENNSAHWMRRGDWPAKWISHPAVRGTEPSVTAFRREFNLTKRTKLRIHVSADERYELFLDGRHIGRGPQRGDRENWFYETYDLDIPAGKHMVVAKTWWLGPNGPSPYAQHTVRPGFLLAAEGVDEKLINTGLARWESKRLGGHKFINPGMAWGTGAKLNIVGSDFPWGFEKGEGDGWTQAEVVGEAANASTANEFPPIWMLRPAMLPPMLEKDITVGVVRHIEAIATEDTHPIQVKADKHLAHEAEEWNQLLEGKTMLTIAPNSMRRIIIDLGNYYCAYPVLVTTGGEGSKVRILWAEALYEKPEGGPKGNRDVVENKYFIGVGDIFEPDGGSKREFSTLWWEAGRYLEVLVSTADEPLTIEKLGIRETHYPYDIQMEFASADPRLEEVVPIARRALEMCSHETYMDCPYYEQLQYIGDVRLQVLATYTFTQDDRLPRKAILQFDQSRKISGITQSRYPSRIMQIIPPFSLWWIGMVHDYAMWRDDIEFVRERMPGVRAVLDAFRRWVNNDNLLEAPNGWNFMDWVPSWGNGIPPDGDKGVSGVINWQFILILGLAAELEEMLGERELAKRNQKLAYQIRKSAEEAFWHQDRGIFADNLAKTRFSEHTQCLALLSGNIDESKRNSVIRGLLDDPDLERTTIYFTHYLFETYRLIRRMDRFFERMSLWFDLKRLGFKTTFEHPEPSRSDCHAWGAHPIYHYFASVLGIRPSESGFRKVRIEPQIWPLTWAKGKLPHPNGFISVDLAIKDSKLYGSIELPEDTFGTLTYGDTTLNLKPGKQEIYHH; encoded by the coding sequence ATGCAAGTCATCCTAGAAAAAGAGCCCTTTGAAAACAATAGCGCACACTGGATGAGGCGCGGCGATTGGCCCGCCAAGTGGATAAGCCACCCAGCAGTACGAGGCACAGAACCATCCGTCACTGCTTTTCGTAGAGAGTTCAATTTAACAAAAAGGACAAAACTTCGCATTCATGTGAGCGCAGACGAAAGATATGAGCTATTCCTCGACGGCAGGCACATTGGCCGTGGGCCACAGCGCGGCGACCGCGAAAATTGGTTCTATGAAACCTATGATCTTGATATCCCGGCTGGTAAGCACATGGTTGTTGCCAAAACCTGGTGGCTTGGCCCAAACGGACCTTCCCCATATGCCCAGCACACGGTTCGGCCTGGTTTTCTGCTCGCCGCTGAAGGTGTGGATGAGAAACTTATAAACACAGGCTTAGCACGCTGGGAAAGCAAAAGGCTTGGTGGACACAAGTTTATTAATCCCGGCATGGCATGGGGCACTGGCGCAAAGTTAAATATCGTCGGCTCAGACTTCCCATGGGGCTTTGAAAAGGGTGAAGGAGATGGTTGGACCCAAGCTGAGGTCGTTGGCGAAGCAGCGAACGCCTCAACGGCAAACGAATTTCCACCCATTTGGATGCTTCGACCTGCCATGCTTCCACCAATGCTTGAAAAGGATATCACGGTGGGAGTTGTGCGCCATATCGAAGCAATTGCCACTGAAGATACGCATCCAATTCAAGTGAAGGCAGATAAACACCTTGCTCATGAAGCAGAAGAATGGAATCAGCTCCTAGAAGGAAAAACGATGCTCACAATTGCCCCAAATAGTATGCGGCGCATAATTATCGACCTAGGCAATTACTACTGCGCATACCCTGTCTTGGTCACCACAGGCGGCGAAGGTTCAAAAGTTCGAATCCTATGGGCAGAAGCACTTTATGAAAAGCCCGAAGGCGGACCAAAGGGAAACCGAGATGTTGTAGAAAACAAGTATTTCATCGGCGTCGGCGACATATTCGAACCAGACGGGGGCTCGAAACGCGAGTTTTCAACGCTTTGGTGGGAAGCTGGCAGATATCTCGAAGTGCTTGTTTCCACTGCAGATGAACCATTGACCATCGAGAAATTAGGCATCCGCGAAACCCATTACCCCTATGACATACAAATGGAGTTTGCATCTGCCGACCCACGCCTAGAAGAAGTTGTCCCTATTGCTCGACGTGCACTCGAAATGTGCTCACATGAAACATATATGGATTGCCCCTACTATGAACAACTTCAATATATTGGCGATGTCCGTCTTCAAGTCCTAGCCACATACACTTTTACACAGGATGACCGCCTTCCAAGAAAGGCAATTCTGCAATTTGATCAATCGCGAAAAATTTCAGGAATTACGCAATCCCGTTATCCAAGCCGCATAATGCAAATTATACCGCCATTCTCCCTGTGGTGGATTGGTATGGTCCATGATTATGCCATGTGGCGAGATGACATTGAATTCGTTCGCGAACGCATGCCGGGTGTCCGTGCAGTGCTCGATGCTTTCAGACGCTGGGTAAACAATGACAACCTTCTGGAGGCGCCGAATGGATGGAACTTCATGGACTGGGTGCCAAGCTGGGGAAATGGAATACCTCCCGATGGCGATAAAGGTGTGAGCGGCGTTATAAATTGGCAATTTATTCTCATCCTTGGTCTTGCAGCAGAACTCGAAGAAATGCTAGGTGAAAGAGAGCTTGCCAAGCGAAATCAAAAACTTGCATATCAGATTAGGAAATCTGCAGAAGAGGCATTCTGGCACCAGGACCGAGGAATTTTTGCAGATAATTTGGCAAAAACTCGATTTAGTGAACACACCCAATGCTTAGCTCTTCTCTCTGGAAATATTGACGAATCAAAACGCAATAGCGTTATCCGTGGGCTGCTTGACGACCCCGACCTTGAGCGCACAACAATATACTTCACCCATTATTTGTTCGAGACTTACCGTCTTATTCGCCGCATGGACCGATTTTTTGAACGAATGAGCCTTTGGTTCGACCTCAAACGTCTAGGTTTTAAAACAACTTTTGAGCATCCTGAGCCAAGCCGTTCTGACTGCCACGCATGGGGTGCTCACCCAATATATCATTATTTCGCGTCGGTGCTTGGAATTCGTCCTTCGGAATCAGGCTTTAGGAAAGTAAGGATTGAACCGCAAATTTGGCCACTTACCTGGGCAAAGGGCAAATTACCTCATCCAAATGGCTTTATTTCGGTTGACCTCGCAATAAAAGACAGCAAACTTTATGGCTCAATTGAATTACCAGAGGACACATTCGGAACGCTTACATATGGCGACACGACTTTGAATCTCAAACCCGGAAAGCAAGAGATTTATCATCACTAA